One Astyanax mexicanus isolate ESR-SI-001 chromosome 3, AstMex3_surface, whole genome shotgun sequence genomic region harbors:
- the ppp1r8a gene encoding protein phosphatase 1, regulatory subunit 8a isoform X2: MVQTAVVPLKKKKLEGHAALGLDDGAMRRMQNFPLSSGLYGDLPPTSHDTGTPGAGGQGGSALLGGLPLPFPNPAPEVDLSPTTVPPPTMLNPTPAPGPYTAEPLNEPRKKKYAKEAWPGKKPTPSLLI; this comes from the exons ATGGTTCAGACGGCCGTCGTTCCTCTAAAG AAGAAGAAGCTGGAGGGTCACGCTGCGCTGGGATTGGATGACGGGGCGATGAGGCGGATGCAGAACTTCCCCCTGAGCTCGGGGCTTTACGGGGACCTGCCCCCCACCAGCCACGACACAGGAACCCCGGGGGCGGGGGGTCAGGGGGGCTCCGCCCTCCTGGGCGGCCTGCCCCTCCCCTTCCCCAACCCGGCTCCAGAGGTTGACCTATCCCCGACCACGGTGCCGCCCCCCACCATGCTGAACCCCACCCCCGCGCCCGGACCCTACACCGCAGAACCGCTCAACGAACCACGCAAGAAAAAATATGCCAAGGAGGCGTGGCCTGGCAAGAAGCCCACGCCCTCTCTGCTAATCTAG
- the ppp1r8a gene encoding protein phosphatase 1, regulatory subunit 8a isoform X1 yields MAANPNTAQFDCPTWAGKPPPGLHLDVVKGDKLIEKLIIDEKKFYLFGRNPDHCDFTIDHQSCSRVHAALVYHRHLKRVFLIDLNSTHGTFLGRIRLEPHKPQQVPIDSTMSFGASTRVYTLREKPQTQPSAAAGDGGVEDEELKGLLGLPEEETELDNLTEFNTAHNKRISTLTIEEGNLDIQRPKRKRRSSRVSFSEDEEIINPEDIDPSVGRFRNMVQTAVVPLKKKKLEGHAALGLDDGAMRRMQNFPLSSGLYGDLPPTSHDTGTPGAGGQGGSALLGGLPLPFPNPAPEVDLSPTTVPPPTMLNPTPAPGPYTAEPLNEPRKKKYAKEAWPGKKPTPSLLI; encoded by the exons ATGGCGGCGAACCCAAACACAGCCCAGTTTGACTGTCCGACCTG GGCAGGAAAGCCTCCCCCTGGGCTTCATTTGGACGTGGTTAAAGGAGATAAGCTAATAGAG AAGCTGATTATAGATGAGAAGAAGTTCTACCTGTTTGGGAGGAACCCAGACCACTGTGATTTCACCATAGATCACCAGTCCTGCTCTCGTGTTCACGCAGCTCTCGTCTACCATCGCCACCTTAAGAGAGTGTTTCTGATCGACCTCAACAGCA CTCACGGGACGTTTTTGGGTAGAATCCGCCTGGAGCCCCATAAACCTCAGCAGGTCCCCATCGACTCCACCATGTCGTTCGGGGCGTCGACGCGGGTCTACACCCTGAGAGAGAAGCCCCAGACTCAGCCCAGCGCCGCTGCGGGAGACGGAGGAGTGGAGGATGAGGAGCTGAAGGGATTGCTGGGGCTTCCGGAGGAGGAAACGGAGTTAGAC AACCTGACTGAGTTCAACACGGCCCATAACAAGCGCATCTCCACCCTCACCATCGAGGAGGGAAACCTGGACATCCAGAGACCAAAGAGGAAAAGAAGAAGCTCCAGAGTGTCGTTCAGTGAAGACGAGGAGATTATTAACCCAG AGGATATCGACCCGTCTGTGGGACGCTTCAGAAACATGGTTCAGACGGCCGTCGTTCCTCTAAAG AAGAAGAAGCTGGAGGGTCACGCTGCGCTGGGATTGGATGACGGGGCGATGAGGCGGATGCAGAACTTCCCCCTGAGCTCGGGGCTTTACGGGGACCTGCCCCCCACCAGCCACGACACAGGAACCCCGGGGGCGGGGGGTCAGGGGGGCTCCGCCCTCCTGGGCGGCCTGCCCCTCCCCTTCCCCAACCCGGCTCCAGAGGTTGACCTATCCCCGACCACGGTGCCGCCCCCCACCATGCTGAACCCCACCCCCGCGCCCGGACCCTACACCGCAGAACCGCTCAACGAACCACGCAAGAAAAAATATGCCAAGGAGGCGTGGCCTGGCAAGAAGCCCACGCCCTCTCTGCTAATCTAG